From the genome of Labedella gwakjiensis:
CTTCCTGCCGAACCCGTTCTGGGTCCCGGAGCTGAAGCCGTTGACCGGCCTCGACGAGGCCGTCAGCGACTACGTGCTCAGTCGCGAGGGAGCGACGGACTTCCTCGACCACTATCTCGAAGCCCTTGTCCCCGTGCTCGACGGGTACCAGCGCGAGAACAAGCGCCACGCGGTCGTCGCGCTCGGATGCACGGGCGGCAAGCACCGCTCGGTCGCGATGACGGAGTATCTGGCCGCGCGGCTCGGAGATCTCGACGGCGTGGCCGTCACCCTGAACCATCGCGATCTCGGTCGCGAATAGCGGGGCACCACCTCTCCGGAACGCGACACACGCCGACCCGAACACGACACACGAAGGACGAAGATTGGCCCTCACGACGGACGTCAAAGCGGAGCTCACCCGAGTACAGGAAGCACGTACGTCCGTACGTGCGGCCGAGCTCGCGTCGATCCTCCGCTTCAGCGGAGGGCTCCACGTCATCTCCGGCCGCATCGCTATCGAGTCTGAGCTCGAGACGCCAGAGCTCGCGACGCGGGTCCGGCGCGACCTCGCTGAGCTCTACGGCATGCGGAGTGAGGGGTCGGTCGTCTCACCGTCCGGATCGCGGAGGACCCCGTACTACCTCGTCCGTGTCATCGACGGCGGCGAGACCCTCGCCCGTCAGACCGGTCTGCTCGACGCCCGACGGCGACCCGTCAGAGGGCTGCCGAACCGTCTCACGACCGGTTCGCGCGACGAGATCGCGGCCGTGTGGCGGGGAGCGTTCCTCGCGGCAGGCTCACTCACCGATCCGGGGCGTTCCTCGGCGCTCGAGGTGACCTGTCCAGGCAACGAGTCGGCGATGGCGCTCGTGGGCGCGGCCGGCCGCCTGGGGGTGACGGCGAAGGCGCGAGAGGTGCGCGGTGTCAACCGGGTGGTGATCCGCGACGGCGAGGCGATCAGTGCGATGCTCTCGCTGATGGGTGCTGCCGAGACCGTCGCCTCCTGGGAGGCGATGCGCCAGCGGCGCGAGGTCCGCGCGACGGCCAACCGGCTCGTCAACTTCGACGATGCCAACCTGCGTCGCTCGGCGCAGGCCGCCGTCGCCGCCTGTGCGCGGGTCGAGCGGGCGATGGACATCCTCGCCGACGACGTGCCGGAGCATCTCGCGTACGCCGGCCGGCTCCGGCTCGCGCATCGCGACGCGAGCCTCGACGAGCTCGGACATCACGCCGACCCGCCGATGACGAAGGACGCCATCGCCGGTCGGATACGCCGATTGCTCGCGATGGCGGACAAGAAGGCGTCGGACCTGGGTCTTCCGGGGACGTCGGCCAACCTGCCTCCGGACCTCGACGACCTCTGATCGGGCCATCGGGATCGGGCCGACCACCGGCCGTCGCACCGCGGCCCGATCGATGCAATCCGGGGCGACGGCATGACGCGCGAGAGTAGACTCGACGTGTCGCTCAAAGGCCCTTCGCCGACTCGGGTGAAGGGCGGGAAAGAGGAGATATCGATGGCTGAATACACACTTCCCGATCTGGCTTACGACTACAGTGCGTTGGAACCGAGCATCTCGGGGCGCATCATGGAGTTGCACCACTCGAAGCACCACCAGACCTACGTGACGGGTGCGAACACCGCTCTCGCGCAGCTCGCCGAAGCGCGAGAATCCGGCAACCTCGCGAACGTGAACAAGCTCGAGAAGGACCTCGCGTTCAACCTCGGCGGTCACGTGAACCACTCCATCTTCTGGACGAACATGTCCCCGAACGGCGGCGACAAGCCCACCGGCGAGCTCGCGGCCGTCATCGACGACACGTTCGGCTCGTTCGAGGCGTTCCAGTCCCACTTCACGGCGACCGCGCTCGGCGTCCAGGGGTCCGGCTGGTCCGTGCTCGCGTGGGACGTCATCGGGCAGCGCATCAGCGTCTTCCAGCTCTTCGACCAGCAGGGCAACGTCCCGCTCGGTCTCGTTCCGCTCCTCATGCTCGACGTGTGGGAGCACGCCTACTACCTCGACTACCAGAACGTGCGCGCGGACTACGTGAAGGCATTCTGGAACATCGTCGACTGGTCGAACGTTCAGGCGCGCTTCACCGCAGCGCGCGAGAAGACCGACGGCCTCCTGGTACTGTCATAAGCGATAGGGCCGCCCCGGGCTCCACCCCGGGCGGCCCTTTCTTCTCCGCCGATGACACGATCGTCGGATCGGTGAGACCCACATACCCCCGTCCTCCGGGACAGAAGACAGCGCTTCCGCGCCACATAAACAGGAGTCACTCTTGTCAGTAAAGATCGGTATCAACGGGTTCGGTCGCATCGGCCGCAACTACCTCCGCGCCGCCCTCGCCAAGGGCAGCGACCTCGAGATCGTCGCGGTGAACGACCTCACCGACAACAAGACGCTCGCCCACCTGTTGAAGTACGACTCGATCACCGGCCGCCTCGACGCCACCGTCGAGTTCGACGACGAGAAGATCACGGTCGATGGCAAGGCCATCAAGGTGTTCGCCGAGCGCGACCCCGCGAACCTCCCCTGGGGCGAGCTCGGTGTGGACATCGTCATCGAGTCCACCGGTCGCTTCACCAAGGCCGACGACGCCCGCAAGCACATCGAGGCCGGCGCGAAGAAGGTCCTCATCTCGGCTCCCGCATCGGGCGAGGACGCCACGTTCGTCATGGGCGTCAACGAGCACGACTACGACGCAGCGAACCACCACATCATCTCGAACGCGTCCTGCACGACGAACTGCCTCGCGCCGCTCGCGAAGGTGTTCAACGACAAGTTCGGCATCGAGCGTGGCCTCATGACCACGGTGCACGCGTACACCGCTGACCAGAACCTCCAGGACGGCCCGCACAGCGACCTGCGTCGTGCCCGCGCTGCCGCCGTGAACATCGTCCCCACCTCCACGGGGGCCGCGAAGGCTATCGGCCTGGTCCTGCCGGAGCTCAAGGGCAAGCTCGACGGGTTCGCGCTGCGCGTGCCGATCCCCACCGGTTCCATCACCGACCTCACTGTCGAGACCAAGACCCCTGTCACGGTCGAGGAGGTCAAGGCCGCCTACAAGGAGGCAGCCGAGGGCCCGCTCAAGGGCATCCTCAAGTACACGGAGGACGAGATCGTCTCGAGCGACATCGTCAGCGACCCGCACTCGTCGATCTTCGACGCCGGGCTCCTCCGTGTCCTCGGCAACCAGGTCAAGCTGTCGGCGTGGTACGACAACGAGTGGGGCTACTCCAACCGTCTCGTCGACCTCACCGAGTACGTCGCCGACCGTCTCTGAGCCGGTACCCGTGACTCTGCGCACCCTCGATTCGCTGGGCTCGCTCGCAGGCAAGCGCGTCATCGTCCGTTGTGACCTCAACGTCCCCGTCAAGGACGGGGTCATCACGGACGATGGCCGTGTGCGGGCATCCCTCGCCACCCTCAACGCGCTCCTCACTCAGGGCGCCCGTGTGGTGGTGATCTCCCATCTGGGTCGTCCTGACGGCGAGCCCAAGCCGGAGTATTCGCTGGCTCCCGTCGCTCAGCGGCTGAGCGAGCTTCTCGGCAAGCCTGTGACCTTCGCCTCGGACACCGTCGGGGACGCGGCAGCCGAGGCCGTCGCGTCGCTCGAGGACGGCGACATCGCCCTCCTCGAGAACCTGCGTTTCAACGCGGAGGAGACGAGCAAAGATGCCGCCGAGCGACAGGCCTTCGCCGAGAAGCTCGCCGCTTTCGGCGATGTCTTCGTGTCCGACGGCTTCGGTGTGGTCCACCGCAAGCAGGCGAGCGTGTTCGAGCTCGCGGCGGCTCTCCCGAGCGCCGCCGGACTGCTCATCGCGACCGAGCTCGACGTGCTCGACCGCCTCACGGAGAACCCCGAGCGGCCGTACACGGTCGTCCTCGGCGGGTCGAAGGTGTCGGACAAGCTCGGTGTGATCGGTCATCTGCTTCCGCGGGTCGACACGCTGCTGGTGGGCGGCGGGATGATGTTCACGTTCCTCGCTGCGCTCGGTCACTCCGTCGGTTCGAGCCTGCTCGAGTCCGATCAGATCGAAACGGTCAAGGGTTACCTCGCGGACGCGAAGGAACGCGGCGTCGAGATCGTGCTGCCGACCGATGTCGTCGTGGCGGCCTCCTTCTCGGGGGATGCCGAGCACGAGGTCACGGCGGCCGACTCGATCGAGTCCACGAGCTTCGGCTCGAGCGGTCTCGGACTCGACATCGGACCGGAGACGGCCGCGCTCTTCGCCGAGCGGATCCAGGCATCGAAGACGGTCTTCTGGAACGGCCCCATGGGCGTGTTCGAGCTCGAGCCGTTCGCGGCCGGCACGAAGGCCGTCGCGCAGGCGCTGACCGACGTCGACGGCCTCGGAGTCGTCGGAGGGGGCGACTCGGCTGCTGCTGTGCGAGCCCTCGGCTTCTCAGACGACCAGTTCGGTCACATTTCTACAGGTGGTGGCGCGAGCCTCGAGTTCCTCGAGGGCAAGCGTCTCCCGGGACTGGAGGTCCTCGGATGGTAGTGAACAGAGTCCCGCTCCTTGCGGGCAACTGGAAGATGAATCTCGACCATCTGCAGGCGATCGCCTTCGTGCAGAAGCTCGCGTGGACGCTCAAGGACGCGGGGCACGACGTCGCGGACGCCGAGGTCGCCGTGTTCCCGCCGTTCACCGATCTGCGCAGTGTGCAGACACTGGTTGCGGCAGACAAGCTCCCGATCGCCTATGGCGCCCAGGATCTCTCCGCCCACGACTCCGGTGCCTACACCGGTGAGATCTCCGGTGCGTTCCTTGCTCAGCTCGACTGCACGTACGTGATCATCGGGCACTCCGAGCGGCGCACGCTGCACGGAGAGGACGACGAGCAGGTCAAGGCGAAGACCGCCGCCGCGGTGAAGCACGGGATCGTCCCCGTGATCTGCGTAGGCGAGACTGCCGAGGACCTCGCAGAGCAGGGTCCGAGCGCCGTCCCCGTGGCGCAGCTCACGACAGCTCTTGAGGGCCTCGACGCGTCGGCGGACATCCTCGTCGCGTACGAGCCCGTCTGGGCGATCGGCTCCGGCCAGGCGGCGACGCCCGACCAGGCAGAGCAGGTCGCCGCCGCGTTGCGCGGCGTGATCGCATCGGTGCTCGGGGAGGACGCTGCGGCTCGGACGCGAATCCTCTACGGTGGCTCCGTCAAGTCGTCGAACATCGCCGGCTTCATGCGTGAACCGAACGTCGACGGTGCTCTCATCGGCGGCGCAAGCCTCGATGTGGCCGAGTTCTCCAGCATCGTCCGGTTCCAGAAGCACGTCGGAGTCTGATTCCGCCGGCCGCCGGTTATACTTGACGGCGGCCTCGGATCACCGCGCCGTCGAAGAAAGGTCCTCCGTGGATATTCTGCAAGTCGTCCTCCAGGTCGTGCTGGGAATCACCAGCCTCCTGCTGACGTTCCTGATCCTGCTTCACAAGGGTCGGGGCGGGGGCCTCTCCGACATGTTCGGCGGGGGAATGGGCTCGAATCTGGGCGCCTCGGGCGTCGCTGAGCGGAACCTGAATCGCATCACGGTCATCCTCGGCCTGGTCTGGTTCGCATCGATCGTCGTTCTCGGGCTTCTCACGAAGTTCGCGACGGCCGCTTAGGAAGGCACGGAAATGGCTGCTGGAGGAAGTGCAATCAGGGGCTCGCGCGTCGGCGCCGGGCCCATGGGTGAGCAGGATCACGGCTACCACGCCGACCGGGTGGCGATCTCGTATTGGGACGCGCTCGGCAATGAAACCGTGCGATACTTCGCGGCGAATCTCCCCGACGAGGAGATCCCCGAGATCATCGACTGCCCGTCTTCCGGTCTTCCCGCAGGTCGGGATCGCAACAACCCGCCGGAGGTCGCGAAGCTCGAACCGTACAAGACGCACCTCGCCTATGTGAAGGAACGTCGTACGGAGGAGGAAGCCGAGCAGCTGCTCGACGACGCACTCCGTCAGTTGCGCGAACGCCGCGGAACGAACGCCTGACCACCTGATCTACGACGAAGGCCCCGACCAACACGGTCGGGGCCTTCGTCGTGGGGCGACCTGCGTAAGGCCGACGACGGCGTCAGTAGTCGCGAGCGATCAGGCTGTCGGGTACTTCGGACGCGGCCGCCCGGTCGACGAAGAAGACCGTGCGCTTGCGCCCCTTGATGCCCGCGATGGGAACCTCCGCATAGGATGCTCCGGCGAGAGCGAGCCCGAGCACGGACGCCTTGTCGGAGCCCGACATCTCCACCCAGATCCGCTGGGACGAGTTGAGAACGTGACGGGTGAGGGAGAGGCGCTCGGCCGGGGGCTTCGGCGAGTTCCGAACCGCGACGACGGTCGCTTCGCGCTCGTTCACCTCGGCCCGGTCGGGGAACAGCGACGCGGTGTGCCCATCCGGGCCCACACCGAGGAAGGTGATGTCGAAGATCGGCAGACCGGAATCGGACTCGGCGTGGGCAGCGAGTTCGTCGGCATACGCCGAGGTCGCCTCATCGAGCGTGAGGCCGGCGTCCGACGAGGCGAAGGCGTGGACGCACGTGGACGGCTGATCGATGTGATCGATCAGTGCACGACGGGCCTTCACGTCGTTGCGGTCCTCGTGGTCGGCGGGGACCCACCGTTCATCGCCCCACCAGAAGTGCACACGCGACCAGTCGACTCCGTCACGAGCGGGCGATGCGTTGATGGTCTCGAGAACTCGGACACCCATCCGTCCACCCTCGAGCACCACATTGACGTGGTCGCGCTCGTCGAGGAGATCGATCACCTTCGTGAGGAATCGAGCCGTGATGGAGGCTGCGAGGGCCTCGGCATCCGAGTGGACGAGCACGCGCCGATCGTTCGTCATTCGCCCGAGTGTCCCTTCACTGCGCCGACCTCCGCGAGGAACCGCGGGAGACCGGTGGTCATCACTTCACCGTACAGGACGTCGGGATCGAGCCTGCGCAGCTCCT
Proteins encoded in this window:
- the secG gene encoding preprotein translocase subunit SecG, translating into MDILQVVLQVVLGITSLLLTFLILLHKGRGGGLSDMFGGGMGSNLGASGVAERNLNRITVILGLVWFASIVVLGLLTKFATAA
- a CDS encoding superoxide dismutase, whose product is MAEYTLPDLAYDYSALEPSISGRIMELHHSKHHQTYVTGANTALAQLAEARESGNLANVNKLEKDLAFNLGGHVNHSIFWTNMSPNGGDKPTGELAAVIDDTFGSFEAFQSHFTATALGVQGSGWSVLAWDVIGQRISVFQLFDQQGNVPLGLVPLLMLDVWEHAYYLDYQNVRADYVKAFWNIVDWSNVQARFTAAREKTDGLLVLS
- the whiA gene encoding DNA-binding protein WhiA, with product MALTTDVKAELTRVQEARTSVRAAELASILRFSGGLHVISGRIAIESELETPELATRVRRDLAELYGMRSEGSVVSPSGSRRTPYYLVRVIDGGETLARQTGLLDARRRPVRGLPNRLTTGSRDEIAAVWRGAFLAAGSLTDPGRSSALEVTCPGNESAMALVGAAGRLGVTAKAREVRGVNRVVIRDGEAISAMLSLMGAAETVASWEAMRQRREVRATANRLVNFDDANLRRSAQAAVAACARVERAMDILADDVPEHLAYAGRLRLAHRDASLDELGHHADPPMTKDAIAGRIRRLLAMADKKASDLGLPGTSANLPPDLDDL
- a CDS encoding RNA polymerase-binding protein RbpA, with protein sequence MAAGGSAIRGSRVGAGPMGEQDHGYHADRVAISYWDALGNETVRYFAANLPDEEIPEIIDCPSSGLPAGRDRNNPPEVAKLEPYKTHLAYVKERRTEEEAEQLLDDALRQLRERRGTNA
- a CDS encoding phosphoglycerate kinase — protein: MTLRTLDSLGSLAGKRVIVRCDLNVPVKDGVITDDGRVRASLATLNALLTQGARVVVISHLGRPDGEPKPEYSLAPVAQRLSELLGKPVTFASDTVGDAAAEAVASLEDGDIALLENLRFNAEETSKDAAERQAFAEKLAAFGDVFVSDGFGVVHRKQASVFELAAALPSAAGLLIATELDVLDRLTENPERPYTVVLGGSKVSDKLGVIGHLLPRVDTLLVGGGMMFTFLAALGHSVGSSLLESDQIETVKGYLADAKERGVEIVLPTDVVVAASFSGDAEHEVTAADSIESTSFGSSGLGLDIGPETAALFAERIQASKTVFWNGPMGVFELEPFAAGTKAVAQALTDVDGLGVVGGGDSAAAVRALGFSDDQFGHISTGGGASLEFLEGKRLPGLEVLGW
- the gap gene encoding type I glyceraldehyde-3-phosphate dehydrogenase, whose protein sequence is MSVKIGINGFGRIGRNYLRAALAKGSDLEIVAVNDLTDNKTLAHLLKYDSITGRLDATVEFDDEKITVDGKAIKVFAERDPANLPWGELGVDIVIESTGRFTKADDARKHIEAGAKKVLISAPASGEDATFVMGVNEHDYDAANHHIISNASCTTNCLAPLAKVFNDKFGIERGLMTTVHAYTADQNLQDGPHSDLRRARAAAVNIVPTSTGAAKAIGLVLPELKGKLDGFALRVPIPTGSITDLTVETKTPVTVEEVKAAYKEAAEGPLKGILKYTEDEIVSSDIVSDPHSSIFDAGLLRVLGNQVKLSAWYDNEWGYSNRLVDLTEYVADRL
- the tpiA gene encoding triose-phosphate isomerase → MVVNRVPLLAGNWKMNLDHLQAIAFVQKLAWTLKDAGHDVADAEVAVFPPFTDLRSVQTLVAADKLPIAYGAQDLSAHDSGAYTGEISGAFLAQLDCTYVIIGHSERRTLHGEDDEQVKAKTAAAVKHGIVPVICVGETAEDLAEQGPSAVPVAQLTTALEGLDASADILVAYEPVWAIGSGQAATPDQAEQVAAALRGVIASVLGEDAAARTRILYGGSVKSSNIAGFMREPNVDGALIGGASLDVAEFSSIVRFQKHVGV
- the pgl gene encoding 6-phosphogluconolactonase, encoding MTNDRRVLVHSDAEALAASITARFLTKVIDLLDERDHVNVVLEGGRMGVRVLETINASPARDGVDWSRVHFWWGDERWVPADHEDRNDVKARRALIDHIDQPSTCVHAFASSDAGLTLDEATSAYADELAAHAESDSGLPIFDITFLGVGPDGHTASLFPDRAEVNEREATVVAVRNSPKPPAERLSLTRHVLNSSQRIWVEMSGSDKASVLGLALAGASYAEVPIAGIKGRKRTVFFVDRAAASEVPDSLIARDY